DNA sequence from the Eulemur rufifrons isolate Redbay chromosome 6, OSU_ERuf_1, whole genome shotgun sequence genome:
AGGCAACGAACAGGATCAGGACCAGTGGATGATCTAGGTAGACAAAGCAGGGTGGCCTCAGGGAGATTCCAGGCCAGCCCAACCTACCCTgcacaccccacccctgccccacagaACCAGCTGATGGCCCCAGTGCCTGAAAGTGCCCTTGGGTACCTCCTCAGCTGCTGCCATGGTCTCCTTGGCACCTCCCAGGCCATCAGTTTGCTCTTGAATCCCCAGGGCCTGAGCCCACTCCACCTTTTGGCCAGTACCTCACCCCTCGGTTGCCAGGTCTGGTTGCTTTCTAACTCTTTAATAAAGACACAGGAGTGATTTTTCTTCCCCCATGTCTATTCCCTATTTGTTGGTGGGGCCCAGAGGATTCTAGTATCTTGGACTTTGGGGAGAGGGCACTCAAGGGACATCAGGCAAACCTACCTAACTGGCCAGGTGGGCCAGGGTTGGGGAAAGCCAGGGTGTCCCTGGTCCTGGACCCAGGCTCCTGTGCCATTTCCTCTGGCCCAGCTTGCACCCAGTTATTTCTGCAGGACCTCTAACTCATTGTCTACTATTTCCTCTGATCCCACCCAGAATGGCATGGGCTCGGGAGAGGAGTCCCCTGAAGCTCTCCCTGCCAGTTTCGTTAGTGTTAAGAGAATGGATTAAATCTCAGAGCAGGGCAAGGACTCCCTTGGAATCACCCAGCAAATCAGTGACATAGCTAGGTTAAAAGCTCAGTCCTCTTAACTGTCAGTCTATGGCTCTCTCTGGAAGGAGGAGGAGTGAGTCCAAGCAGCCTGAGAGAATTTGATGCTTCAGGTCAGTGTGGAGGCCagagggtggcagaggtgggaagagggCCTTTCCAGCTATGATTCCAGCATGTGTCAGGCCCCaaacagggaggggaggggatgttCTGAGGTCCTTGCTTGGGTGGGTCAGGGGGGATGAGTAAGTACTCCTGGAACTGGACCTCAGCCAGGTCCAGCATAAGTGAGCTGGGCTATGCCATCCTTAATGGCAGGGAAGTCtgggaggccagtgtggtggATGCGGCAGCGGTATCGGCCACAGCTCTTGGTGTACTGCAAGAAGCGGGGTGCACCAGGGAAGAGCACATGGTCAGCTAACACAGTGGCACCAGCTGGCAGTAAGGCATGGGCCTCCAGCAGCTGCAAGTCCCGCAGGTAACATCGGGGCCGGTGTGCCAGGAGCACCAGGTCTGCCCGACTCAGCTGGTGCTGGGTGCGTAGGCACGGGATCACCTCCTCTGAGCTGCCCACGATGAGCTCCACctgtgggggtaggggtggaatGGAAGTGAGGGTGGGAGGGATTGTTCTCTCACTCCAAACCCCACCAGTATGTGGCTTACTTCATACAAGGCCCTGGCCTAAGTCCCCACAAGTGTTCTAACATTTCCTCTGACCTCAGAACCCAAGAAGTCAGGATCAGTATTATGATTTCCGTTCTGCTCATGAAGAAGCTGAGattctggctgggcgcggtggctcacacctgtaatcctagcactttgggaagccaaggcaggaggaaagcttgaactcaggagtttgagaccagcctgagcaagagcgagaccccatctctactaaaaaatagaaaagttagccaggcatcgtggttagtgcctataatcccagctactcgggaggctgaggcaggaggattgcttgagcccaggagtttgaggttgcagtgagctacgatgatgccactgcactctacccagggcaacagaatgagactctgtctcagaaaaaaaaaaaaaaaaatgctgagatTCAGAGAATGTGTGCTTTgtctcaggtcacacagctaacaagagGCAGACAAAGATTTGGACCCAGATTTGCTGGGCTCCAGAGACcttccttttagtttcttttgtcCTCCAgcagaaaatatgtgcaaatgatttgggacaggagggcaggagctcACAGACCATCCAGGATCACAGTCCCTTATGTGGAGCTGCTTCCATTTCTTTAGATGGGAGTCCCTCACGAGGGAGGCCTGGCTAGGGCAAGGTCTGGGGTGACAGGAGAGATTAGAGCTGGGGACATGGGGAAGCTGACCGTTTGCTCATCAAAGCCAGCCAGGCGGATGATTTTTTCAGCCACTGCTGCTGTGCAAGGGTCCCGCTCCACAGTGAGAAGGCGACCCCCAGGGGGCAGGGCGCGGGCAATAAGCAAGGTGGAGTATCCGTAGTGGGTGCCCAGCTCCAGCACACAAGCAGGGGCCTTCTCCTCCACCAGCCGCATCAGGATCTGACCTGTGGGGGGAGATGGATGCAAAGCCCATGATCTCAAATGCCCACCTGCCCTCACTGCAGCTCCCCACCAACTGTTGTCTCATCTCTCTCAGACCACAGCCCCAGCTGCCCCACAGGCGCCTCTGCCTCCAGTCTAGTCTTCACACCAGCCACTAGGAATCTTTCTAACAAATCTGACCGTGTTACTCCCTGGCTTCTATGATTCTAAAGGCCTTTGGGATTGAATTTGGGGTCCTCTGCCTGGCATTCAGGACGTTGGACCTGATTCTAGCCTACTTTTCCAGCTTTAGCTCTCAATTCTTCCCACCTGTGACTTGTATTGCAGCCATCCCAAACAACTGTGCCCAGAATCTACCATGCTGTCTCATTGCTTCATGACATGTTTGTTGTGTGGCTCActttgcccttccccacccccatctccacgTGCCTGGCCAACTTAAAAACCAATCCTTCTAGTCTCAGTTCAGTTGAAATGTTGCTTTCTTCGGGAGGGATCAGGCAAAAACATCTAAACAACTCCATCTTCCAGGCTCTGAGAGGCCTCTGTTAGAACTTCCAATGTCACACCCTCCCCCTTTATTGTTcgttgaacatttttcttttcttttctttttttttcttttttgagacagtcttgctctgttgcccaggctagagtgccgtggcatcagcctagctcacagcaacctcaaactccgagactcaagcaaccctcctgcctcagcctcccgagtagctgggactacaggcatgcgccaccatggccagctcattttttctatatatatattttagttgtccagataatttctttctatttttagtagagacagggtctcactcttgctcaggctggtctcgaactcctgaccttgagtgatcctcccgcctcggcctcccagagtgctaggattacaggcgtgagccaccatgctcagcctcttttctttttgagatagagtcttgttctgttgcccaggctagagtgcagtggcatcctcaaactcctgggcttgagtgatcctcctgccttagcctcccgagtagctggtactacaggcctgtgccaccacacctggcaatttttctatttttagtagagacagggtcttgcttttgctcaggctggtctcaaactcctgagttcaagtgactGTTCCACTTCTGTGGCCTCTacctcctcccccagcacctACCACATTCCTGGTACAAAAGAGGtggcaataaatgtttgctggatgaatgaatgactcagtCCAGGCTCCTcatttccagatgagaaaaacaGAGACCCAAAGAGGATCAAGAATCTGCCCAGTTCACCCAGTAGGGCAGCAACAGATCCCAGATCTTTCTTCACCGTGTTGCAGGTACTTCCTGGAGCAGAAGGCTAGGGAACACTGACCTTTTACAGGGCCCATGTGGCTCAGGTACTCGCAGTGGCTGCTCCAGTGGTCCAGGGTGGTGAGGATGTGACTGGGGTCACCAGGCAGGGCATGGGTAAGCACATAGCTGAAGGCCCGCTCCTCGATCCGCAGCCCTGACAGGCAGTCTCGGAGGCTCCGCAGCAAGACTGTGCGTACCAGCAGTCGGAAGTAGTGCCGGTACCGCACCAGCAATGTCACCACCAGTGGCAGGAAGGCCAGAGCAATGGCTGGGGACATGGTCTCTACCTGGGGCCTGGGtacagggaggcagggagggaaaccCACACCCACCATTACCTGTCATTTCTGCAGCCCTTACCAGTAGCAATTACTGTCCTTATATGTTACCAACTATGGCTCAGAAAGGTTATGTCTTTTGTCCAGAGCCACACaacagaactgggatttgaatccaggttggTATGATT
Encoded proteins:
- the LOC138385180 gene encoding transmembrane O-methyltransferase, whose protein sequence is MSPAIALAFLPLVVTLLVRYRHYFRLLVRTVLLRSLRDCLSGLRIEERAFSYVLTHALPGDPSHILTTLDHWSSHCEYLSHMGPVKGQILMRLVEEKAPACVLELGTHYGYSTLLIARALPPGGRLLTVERDPCTAAVAEKIIRLAGFDEQTVELIVGSSEEVIPCLRTQHQLSRADLVLLAHRPRCYLRDLQLLEAHALLPAGATVLADHVLFPGAPRFLQYTKSCGRYRCRIHHTGLPDFPAIKDGIAQLTYAGPG